One window of Phoenix dactylifera cultivar Barhee BC4 chromosome 5, palm_55x_up_171113_PBpolish2nd_filt_p, whole genome shotgun sequence genomic DNA carries:
- the LOC120110916 gene encoding uncharacterized protein LOC120110916 → MPTDLLKAIAKKMTEPADYIRFRSVCHSWRSSTSRFALPLHIPLLMLPYDPTTDVRPVHCLSSNQVRILFLPGMVNKIVLASGRGWLVLLDITIPNGSLSLFNPLTGDEIQLPPTADFFHQPGYQFSRYNKKFVSVGHGKHGTKGLNEYADIYPWRAFLSSRLIPINGHGMVMMSNCYSNKNDVAFCKVGDFSWTVLRTNLTQTIVSMACHKDRFFMMDAGGNISVCNIAGPLESRLIHSLRVEPRGTLSFVTASKRLFVLVSYHEGADNSRNRKGCFRMFKLRLNTPLGPSRVESARGHALFRCEAINQSLAVRTKKDIPGYRPECVYFGAPFDFPEERLDGAAHEIDVLNLRTGNWEYLSSGWMRPLSGRLLPSIWVQLSLC, encoded by the coding sequence ATGCCGACCGATCTTTTGAAGGCCATCGCCAAGAAGATGACCGAGCCCGCCGACTACATCCGCTTCCGCAGCGTGTGCCACTCGTGGCGATCCTCCACCAGCCGGTTCGCTCTCCCCTTACACATCCCTTTACTGATGCTGCCATATGATCCAACCACCGATGTCCGCCCTGTGCACTGCCTCTCCAGTAATCAGGTACGCATTCTCTTCTTGCCTGGGATGGTTAACAAGATAGTCCTCGCATCCGGCCGCGGTTGGCTAGTCTTGCTCGACATCACCATCCCCAACGGAAGCCTGTCGTTGTTTAATCCCCTGACCGGGGATGAAATCCAGCTCCCTCCTACAGCAGATTTCTTCCACCAACCTGGGTATCAATTCTCTCGATACAATAAAAAGTTCGTGAGCGTAGGCCATGGAAAGCATGGCACCAAAGGCCTGAATGAGTACGCGGATATCTACCCGTGGCGTGCCTTCTTGTCCTCGCGCCTGATTCCGATTAATGGACATGGCATGGTCATGATGAGCAACTGCTACTCTAACAAAAACGATGTTGCCTTCTGCAAAGTGGGTGATTTTTCCTGGACCGTTTTGAGAACAAACTTAACTCAGACGATCGTTTCCATGGcatgccataaggacaggttcTTCATGATGGACGCAGGAGGCAACATCTCAGTTTGCAACATCGCTGGTCCTTTGGAGTCGAGACTGATTCATTCACTGCGAGTCGAGCCTCGTGGTACTTTGTCTTTCGTGACGGCATCAAAAAGGTTGTTCGTGTTGGTCTCTTATCATGAAGGGGCTGATAACAGTAGAAACAGGAAGGGGTGCTTCAGAATGTTCAAGTTGAGGTTGAACACGCCACTAGGGCCGTCCAGGGTGGAAAGTGCTCGCGGGCATGCACTGTTCAGATGTGAAGCTATAAACCAGAGCTTGGCAGTTCGCACAAAAAAGGACATTCCAGGATATAGACCGGAATGCGTTTATTTTGGTGCTCCTTTCGACTTCCCTGAGGAACGACTGGACGGTGCTGCTCATGAGATAGATGTACTGAACTTGAGGACCGGAAATTGGGAATATTTGTCGAGCGGATGGATGCGGCCGCTCTCAGGAAGACTGCTACCTTCTATTTGGGTTCAGCTCAGTCTATGCTAA